In one Haloplanus salinus genomic region, the following are encoded:
- a CDS encoding DsrE family protein, giving the protein MFLLLTDGPADDDVALPFVAAEGALADGEDVSIVAMADAVYLLAADADLHAIDASGLPTVGRTVERLRDANALADAVALRDCCAARDIDEADLVPWATMDDESAVARLAADHDTTLSF; this is encoded by the coding sequence ATGTTCCTGTTACTGACCGACGGTCCGGCGGACGACGACGTGGCCCTGCCGTTCGTCGCCGCCGAGGGCGCGCTCGCCGACGGCGAGGACGTATCTATCGTGGCGATGGCCGACGCCGTCTACCTCCTGGCCGCCGACGCCGACCTGCACGCCATCGACGCGTCGGGGCTCCCGACCGTCGGGCGAACCGTCGAGCGACTGCGCGATGCGAACGCCCTCGCCGACGCCGTCGCCCTGCGCGACTGCTGTGCCGCCCGCGACATCGACGAGGCGGACCTCGTCCCGTGGGCCACGATGGACGACGAGAGTGCAGTGGCCCGCCTCGCTGCCGACCACGACACGACGCTCTCCTTCTAA
- a CDS encoding Na+/H+ antiporter NhaC family protein, protein MAEFGALSLVPPLLAIGLAIVTRKAVLSLFLGVWAGGVVFTGGVGLGKTFGWIAAAIGDSTFHAQIIIFTLLLGSAVAMIWRLGGSHAVRNWAIDRLDTRRKVGVATWLLGLLLFFDDYANTAVVGSTMRDVADHLRLSREKLAYLVDSTAAPVATLAVSSWVAFQLSMIESGYEAADIAASEVPNAFAVFLESIPYNTYAILAIAMVGIVVLSGRDYGEMLAAEHRAAETGRVTREDARPMQDVAAELGEPSVENPRLLAFFIPIGVLVVATVGTALWTGYEPGASPYDTVIEADYAVALIFGSFAMVVSTYVLGYVTGRLTLGESVDTTIDGFGIMLTAVTILVLAWSIGNVVEALGTGEYVGGVAGQVLDPALLPVVVLGTAAFVAFSTGSSWGTMAIVTPIAVPVAWQLTGDHTMVAALVGSVFSGAIFGDHASPISDTTVLSATFTGADLIDHVRTQLYYAVTVALVAAALLVVWGYVRITPWLLLPVGVVALVGLVYGLSTLDGRRRGVDPTVSDDAEATAADD, encoded by the coding sequence ATGGCTGAGTTCGGCGCGCTGTCGCTCGTTCCCCCGTTGCTCGCCATCGGCCTGGCTATCGTGACGCGAAAAGCGGTGTTGTCGCTCTTTCTCGGCGTGTGGGCCGGGGGCGTCGTCTTCACCGGCGGGGTCGGGCTGGGGAAGACGTTCGGGTGGATCGCCGCCGCCATCGGCGACAGCACGTTCCACGCCCAGATCATCATCTTCACCCTGTTGCTCGGGTCGGCGGTCGCGATGATCTGGCGGCTGGGCGGCTCCCACGCGGTGCGAAACTGGGCCATCGACCGTCTCGACACGCGACGCAAGGTCGGCGTCGCGACGTGGCTGCTCGGCCTCCTCCTCTTTTTCGACGACTACGCCAACACGGCCGTCGTCGGGAGCACGATGCGCGACGTCGCCGACCATCTGCGTCTCTCCCGCGAGAAGCTGGCGTATCTCGTCGATTCGACGGCCGCTCCGGTGGCGACGCTCGCCGTCTCCTCGTGGGTCGCCTTTCAGCTATCGATGATCGAGTCGGGGTACGAGGCGGCCGACATCGCCGCGAGCGAGGTCCCGAACGCCTTCGCGGTGTTTCTCGAATCGATCCCGTACAACACGTACGCCATCCTCGCCATCGCGATGGTCGGCATCGTCGTCCTGAGCGGGCGGGACTACGGCGAGATGCTCGCGGCCGAACACCGGGCCGCCGAGACGGGGCGGGTCACCCGCGAGGACGCCCGACCGATGCAGGACGTGGCGGCGGAGCTTGGCGAGCCGAGCGTCGAGAACCCCCGCCTGCTCGCCTTCTTCATCCCCATCGGCGTGCTGGTCGTCGCGACGGTCGGGACGGCGCTCTGGACCGGCTACGAGCCGGGCGCTTCGCCCTACGACACGGTGATCGAGGCGGATTACGCGGTGGCGCTCATCTTCGGCTCCTTCGCGATGGTCGTCTCGACGTACGTCCTCGGCTACGTCACCGGCCGGCTGACGCTCGGGGAGAGCGTCGACACGACCATCGACGGGTTCGGCATCATGCTGACCGCGGTGACGATCCTCGTCCTCGCGTGGTCCATCGGCAACGTCGTCGAGGCGCTGGGGACCGGCGAGTACGTCGGCGGCGTCGCCGGGCAGGTGCTCGATCCGGCGTTGTTGCCCGTCGTCGTGCTCGGCACTGCTGCGTTCGTCGCGTTCTCGACCGGGAGTTCGTGGGGGACGATGGCCATCGTGACCCCCATCGCCGTCCCGGTCGCCTGGCAACTGACCGGCGATCACACCATGGTCGCGGCGCTGGTCGGCAGCGTCTTCTCCGGCGCCATCTTCGGCGATCACGCCTCGCCCATCTCCGATACGACCGTCCTCTCCGCGACCTTTACCGGCGCGGACCTGATCGATCACGTCCGGACCCAACTGTACTACGCCGTCACCGTCGCGCTCGTCGCCGCCGCCTTGCTCGTCGTCTGGGGGTACGTCCGCATCACACCGTGGCTCCTGTTGCCGGTCGGCGTCGTCGCGCTCGTCGGGCTGGTGTACGGCCTCTCGACGCTCGACGGCCGCCGGCGCGGCGTCGACCCCACCGTGTCGGACGACGCGGAGGCGACGGCGGCCGACGACTGA
- a CDS encoding redoxin domain-containing protein, whose product MVSTGDTAPTFTATRGTAEHDSFDLDDHLGDGPVVLAFFPGAFTPPCRNEMLGFQDHLDDFHDAGATVLGISADSPFSQGAFREEHGLEFDLVSDMDGDTIEAYGLTMDIPDLGLYGIANRAVFVLDDAGTVTYGWVADDPTNEPDYEAVLDAARAA is encoded by the coding sequence ATGGTATCCACCGGCGACACTGCCCCGACGTTCACCGCGACACGCGGCACGGCCGAACACGACTCGTTCGACCTCGACGACCACCTCGGCGACGGCCCGGTCGTCCTCGCCTTCTTCCCGGGCGCCTTCACCCCGCCCTGTCGGAACGAGATGCTCGGGTTTCAGGACCACCTCGACGACTTCCACGACGCCGGCGCGACGGTGTTGGGCATCAGCGCCGACTCGCCGTTCTCACAGGGTGCCTTCCGGGAGGAACACGGCCTGGAGTTCGACCTCGTGAGCGACATGGACGGCGACACCATCGAGGCCTACGGGCTGACGATGGACATCCCGGATCTCGGCCTCTACGGCATCGCCAATCGCGCCGTCTTCGTCCTCGACGACGCGGGAACCGTCACGTACGGCTGGGTGGCCGACGACCCGACGAACGAGCCGGACTACGAGGCCGTCCTCGACGCCGCCCGCGCGGCGTAG
- a CDS encoding ABC transporter permease — translation MSLSAIPDQLTDPVVIEGLFQVAAAAAIAAVVIAISSLRDLGLERELGGSFVRGFVQVLAMGALIGVLFTIPLTFSGLLLAAMVVYAAWESRKRGDGVPNAFRISVIALGVGSAVVIVTMVAAGAIERTVRNLVPVGGMIIANAMKTNSLTLDRFQGEIESNRDEIEAVLALGVPPERAISEFVTESVRASLIPVVDAMRTLGLVYIPGMMAGMILGGANPIYAAEYQFVIMGMIFAAGGLTSMTASLLLGRAAFTDAAQLRRFESTDRTLFATLRTALGR, via the coding sequence GTGAGCCTAAGCGCCATCCCGGATCAGTTGACCGATCCCGTCGTGATCGAGGGACTGTTCCAAGTCGCGGCGGCGGCGGCCATCGCGGCCGTCGTCATCGCCATCTCGTCGCTCCGCGACCTGGGGCTGGAGCGGGAACTCGGCGGCTCGTTCGTCCGCGGGTTCGTCCAGGTGCTCGCGATGGGCGCGCTGATCGGCGTGCTCTTTACCATTCCGCTCACGTTTTCCGGCCTCCTGCTCGCGGCGATGGTCGTCTACGCGGCGTGGGAGTCGCGCAAGCGCGGCGACGGCGTGCCCAACGCCTTCCGCATCTCGGTGATCGCGCTGGGCGTCGGGTCGGCCGTCGTCATCGTCACCATGGTCGCCGCAGGCGCCATCGAGCGAACCGTCCGCAACCTCGTCCCGGTCGGCGGGATGATCATCGCGAACGCGATGAAGACGAACTCGCTCACGCTCGACCGGTTCCAAGGAGAAATCGAGTCGAACCGGGACGAAATCGAGGCCGTCTTGGCGCTCGGGGTCCCGCCGGAGCGGGCCATCTCGGAGTTCGTCACCGAGTCCGTCCGGGCGTCGCTCATCCCCGTCGTCGACGCCATGCGGACGCTCGGGCTGGTCTACATCCCCGGCATGATGGCGGGGATGATCCTCGGCGGCGCCAACCCCATCTACGCCGCCGAGTACCAGTTCGTCATCATGGGCATGATCTTCGCCGCCGGCGGGCTGACGAGCATGACGGCCAGCCTCCTGTTGGGCCGAGCGGCGTTCACCGACGCGGCACAGCTCCGTCGGTTCGAATCGACCGATCGAACGCTGTTCGCGACGCTTCGGACGGCGCTGGGGCGGTGA
- a CDS encoding ABC transporter ATP-binding protein: MTNLRAAEVSYEVDGERILDRVSLDVASGETVAIVGPSGAGKSSLLRLCNRLDEPTEGTVYLDDTDYRTLPPERLRKRVGLVPQNPALRDGSVRDNVTIGPRLRGESVSEDRLAAVLDAVGLGGYADRDAGDLSGGEAQRVAIARTVINEPAVLLLDEPTASLDSAAEAEVERLLADLLASGERTVVLVTHDERQAERLADRVARMADGQVVAVGTPREVIT, from the coding sequence ATGACGAATCTGCGTGCCGCCGAGGTGAGTTACGAAGTCGACGGCGAGCGCATCCTCGATCGGGTGTCGCTCGACGTGGCGAGCGGGGAAACCGTCGCCATCGTCGGGCCGTCCGGCGCCGGCAAGTCGTCGCTGCTCCGACTGTGCAACCGACTCGACGAACCCACCGAAGGAACGGTCTACCTCGACGACACCGACTACCGGACGCTCCCGCCCGAACGGCTCCGCAAGCGGGTCGGGCTGGTGCCTCAGAATCCCGCGCTCCGTGACGGCAGCGTGCGCGACAACGTCACCATCGGCCCGCGCCTGCGGGGGGAGTCGGTGAGCGAGGATCGCCTCGCGGCGGTGCTCGACGCCGTCGGCCTCGGCGGCTACGCCGACCGGGACGCGGGCGACCTCTCCGGTGGCGAGGCCCAGCGGGTCGCCATCGCCCGGACGGTGATCAACGAGCCGGCGGTGCTCCTGCTCGACGAACCGACGGCGAGCCTCGACAGCGCGGCGGAGGCGGAGGTCGAGCGCCTGCTGGCCGACCTCCTCGCGTCGGGCGAGCGGACCGTCGTCCTCGTCACCCACGACGAGCGGCAGGCCGAGCGACTGGCCGATCGGGTGGCGCGGATGGCCGACGGGCAAGTCGTCGCCGTGGGGACGCCACGGGAGGTGATCACGTGA